From a region of the Impatiens glandulifera chromosome 4, dImpGla2.1, whole genome shotgun sequence genome:
- the LOC124934481 gene encoding TPD1 protein homolog 1B-like, producing the protein MAKSDSLLLLLSTIFVSTWSVSGKEKNSSSAIQDWNCCAADIRINQWPSGYTAMNIPKFTVEVVNEAWMATDGVFDVHIFCGEFASATLVNPMVFRRIGFGDCVLRDGGKIGMDEIISFDYSNILPYPLFAVHVRC; encoded by the coding sequence atggCGAAATCtgattctcttcttcttctactcTCCACTATCTTCGTCTCCACATGGTCAGTCTCAGGTAAAGAAAAGAATAGCAGTAGTGCGATACAGGATTGGAATTGTTGTGCAGCGGATATAAGGATTAATCAATGGCCGTCAGGATATACGGCTATGAACATTCCAAAGTTTACTGTTGAAGTTGTGAATGAAGCTTGGATGGCTACGGATGGAGTGTTTGATGTTCATATCTTCTGCGGTGAATTTGCATCGGCGACTCTTGTTAATCCGATGGTGTTTAGAAGAATTGGATTTGGTGATTGTGTACTTAGAGATGGAGGTAAGATTGGAATGGATGAAATTATTTCGTTTGATTATTCGAATATTTTGCCCTATCCTTTATTTGCTGTTCATGTTAGATGCTAg